From the genome of Ptychodera flava strain L36383 chromosome 22, AS_Pfla_20210202, whole genome shotgun sequence, one region includes:
- the LOC139122956 gene encoding KIF-binding protein-like, giving the protein MAASTEQSEAGDMSEIFTKYEKARKLSEEDSKADPETEPYKSKYEAREILVELKTMIQALLNENEHNEDVQYQLNALECLLASNYIETDETSSGEEHLNKCLSALQSEKLNQKCVSIVLSTLNQYGILWCARSDFDKALHYLQESESLYAQYLHEVGKAPYSIHELFRSEDDRLSEHDRQAKFEQIHTLTLYFLAQVHGKLDHKDKSAMYCHTTLQRQLETNQYDPVDWATNCATLSQYYLTNDNYNQARHCLASASKVFEEAYEKYIEEGTSRESEDTGVDDPLPLRKADIARCWTKYCIALLTLSKDTLLRQYQMDEDTEGQDQEGEQSEGDAQGACGETQKNSESLEENSEENGEEKETDTNESKNGGDKLELRFESLELTAYENQVTDKLVKTYEMARDVFRNGQKWILESKEHYVLDGFVSDNISIIQDYSILFKLLAFFERDLERRCKMHKRRIDMLQKILTDLNQQHFLMYCRQLQFEMADIYSEMVDLKISITEREDRVTPYAISKINTLIGQSLKMLQMFVDTLRSPDGKMPEKIEEDMLRPTLIANFCMGRLYSKYIEPDVNKKVDYILKSTDKYHFVVDYCDRYPETINIIKAEHELCREMVTLLPVKLQQLRPSASSHS; this is encoded by the exons ATGGCAGCCTCCACAGAGCAAAGTGAAGCTGGGGACAtgagtgaaattttcacaaaatatgagAAAGCTAGAAAACTTAGCGAAGAG GACTCCAAAGCTGATCCTGAAACGGAACCATACAAATCTAAATACGAAGCCAGGGAAATACTTGTTGAGTTGAAAACCATGATACAGGCTCtattaaatgaaaatgaacacaATGAAG ATGTTCAATATCAGCTGAATGCTCTAGAATGCCTACTTGCTTCAAATTATATAGAAACTGACGAAACATCATCTGGTGAAGAGCATCTCAATAAATGCCTGTCAGCATTGCAAAGTGAAAAATTGAATCAGAAGTGTGTCAGTATTGTACTGAGTACACTCAATCAGTATGGGATACTGTGGTGTGCTAGGAGTGACTTTGACAAGGCACTGCACTATCTACAG GAATCAGAGAGCCTGTATGCTCAGTACTTACATGAAGTAGGCAAAGCACCGTATAGTATACATGA ATTATTTAGATCTGAAGATGACAGACTATCTGAACATGATAGAcaagcaaaatttgaacaaatacacaCTCTGACACTCTACTTCTTGGCTCAAGTACACGGCAAACTGGATCACAAGGACAAG TCTGCCATGTATTGCCATACAACATTACAAAGACAGCTAGAGACAAACCAGTATGATCCAGTAGACTGGGCAACGAACTGTGCCACATTGTCACAATATTATCTCACAAATGATAATTATAATCAAGCAAGACATTGTCTGG CCAGTGCAAGTAAAGTTTTTGAAGAGGCTTATGAAAAATACATTGAAGAAGGGACATCTAGAGAAAGTGAAGATACTGGAGTTGATGATCCGTTACCATTGAGAAAGGCTGACATTGCAAGATGTTGGACTAAATATTGTATAGCATTACTTACTTTATCCAA AGACACTTTACTTAGACAGTATCAGATGGATGAAGACACTGAAGGACAAGATCAAGAAGGAGAACAATCTGAAGGTGATGCACAAGGAGCATGTGGAGAAACCCAGAAAAATTCTGAGAGTCTTGAAGAAAACAGTGAAGAAAATGgtgaagaaaaagaaacagaTACAAATGAGTCAAAAAATGGCGGAGATAAACTAGAACTCAGATTTGAATCGCTTGAATTAACAGCATATGAAAATCAAGTCACAGACAAACTGGTCAAAACTTATGAAATG GCAAGGGATGTATTCCGGAATGgtcaaaaatggattcttgaatCCAAGGAACACTATGTACTGGATGGTTTTGTTTCGGATAATATCAGTATTATACAA GATTATAGTATTCTCTTCAAACTTCTGGCATTCTTTGAACGTGACCTTGAAAGACGATGTAAAATGCATAAAAGAAGAATTGACATGTTACAAAAAATACTGACAGATCTCAATCAACAACATTTTCTCATGTATTGCcgtcaattacagtttgaaATGGCTGATATATACAG TGAAATGGTTGATTTGAAGATTTCAATCACAGAGAGGGAAGACAGGGTTACACCCTATGCTATCAGTAAAATCAACACCCT GATAGGGCAAAGTCTGAAGATGTTGCAAATGTTTGTAG ATACTTTGAGAAGTCCAGATGGTAAAATGCCAGAGAAGATTGAAGAGGATATGTTAAGACCAACGTTGATTGCAAACTTCTGTATGGGTAGACT TTACTCCAAATACATTGAACCTGATGTGAACAAGAAGGTAGACTACATATTGAAAAG CACTgataaatatcattttgttgttGACTACTGTGATAGGTATCCAGAAACCATTAACATCATTAAA gCGGAGCATGAACTATGTAGAGAGATGGTGACACTTCTTCCTGTGAAGTTACAGCAGCTGAGACCATCAGCATCCAGTCATTCTTGA
- the LOC139122955 gene encoding cytochrome c oxidase assembly protein COX18, mitochondrial-like, with amino-acid sequence MLHVHVLRNCTYYCKNSSQVLKWCKRALSSGMQCNGVVAWESSLQQRRGYNVLPGKFCHAQCANSLVGFEQRRFSSSKPDVPLEEMTIYVPLLDELAYEFVDYIHLSSNLPWWLTIIASTVAMRTLLHLPLGIMTQRVRAKMENIQPKINGHVEVLRQNLEIEAKEKKWRESYKAKEYEKGVRQIVAYYYSLERCHPVKFLMPVIGHVAAWSGMTIALGQMSGGKKEIFGTEMDVDFIPEFCNQGALWFSNLTVADPVLILPVLFYISNMVLIELWNLQRGPETRTQRRLKIFLRGVSTVMLPAAVIMPASIQLFWLTSSLCGIGQFILLKQPVVRESLGIPKSPSEMTKPMKEMKQIFKARYFSKKIF; translated from the exons ATGCTTCACGTCCATGTTTTGCGGAACTGTACGTACTATTGCAAAAATAGCAGTCAG GTATTGAAATGGTGCAAGAGGGCATTATCAAGTGGAATGCAATGTAATGGAGTTGTTGCATGGGAAAGTAGTCTTCAACAAAGGAGAGGATATAATGTATTGCCTGGAAAATTTTGTCACGCACAGTGTGCTAACAGTCTTGTTGGATTTGAACAGAGGAGATTCAGTTCATCAAAACCTGATGTACCACTTGAAGAAATGACAATTTATGTTCCACTGCTTGATGAACTAGCTTATGAATTTGTAGATTACATTCATCTAAGTAGCAATCTGCCATGGTGGTTGACGATTATCGCATCAACAGTTGCCATGAGAACTCTCTTGCACTTGCCACTTGGTATAATGACTCAGAGAGTCCGGGCTAAGATGGAAAATATACAACCGAAAATCAATGGACATGTTGAAGTGCTCAGACAGAACCTTGAAATTGAAGCCAAGGAAAAGAAATGGAGGGAAAGTTACAAAGCCAAGGAATATGAGAAAGGG GTCAGACAAATAGTTGCTTATTACTACAGTCTTGAACGATGTCATCCCGTCAAGTTCCTTATGCCAGTAATAGGCCATGTGGCAGCCTGGAGTGGTATGACCATAGCTTTGGGTCAAATGTCAGGTGGCAAGAAAGAAATCTTTGGCACAG AGATGGATGTGGACTTTATACCAGAATTCTGTAACCAGGGCGCTCTGTGGTTTTCAAATTTAACCGTGGCTGATCCTGTCCTTATATTACCTGTGTTGTTTTATATCAGTAATATGGTGCTGATCGAG TTGTGGAATTTGCAAAGAGGACCAGAAACAAGAACGCAAAGAAGACTTAAAATATTTCTGCGTGGAGTCTCCACTGTTATGTTACCTGCCGCTGTCATCATGCCCGCT tccaTTCAGCTGTTTTGGTTAACATCCAGTCTCTGTGGCATTGGACAGTTCATTCTGCTCAAACAACCTGTCGTGAGAGAATCTCTAGGAATTCCCAAATCACCCAGTGAAATGACCAaaccaatgaaagaaatgaaacaaaTCTTCAAAGCTCGCTACTTCTCCAAGAAGATCTTCTGA